The region TTCCCGCTCGCCGGCGAGTACAACGTGCTCAACGCCACCGCCGCCGCCGCCATGGCCACCGCCTGCGCCATCCCCAAGGAGAAGATCGCCGACGCCCTGCGCAGCTTCAAGAGCGTGAAGCGCCGCCTGGAGGTCAAGGCGGAAGTCGACGGCGTCACCATCATCGACGACTTCGCCCACCATCCCACCGCCATCGCCGGCACCCTGGAGGCGCTGCGCGTGCGCTATCCCGGCCGCCGCCTGTGGGCCATCTTCGAGCCCCGCTCCAACACCTTGCGCCGCAAGGTCTTCGAAGCCGAGCTGGTGCGCAGCCTCGCCCTCGCCGACCAGATCGTGATCGCCAGCGTCTATCGCCCCGAAGCCGTGCCCGAAGCCGAGCGCCTGGAAACCTCCGCGGTGGTGGCCGGACTCCAGCGCGCCGCCCGTCCCGCCCGCGAACTCCCCGACGCCGACGCCATCGTCGCCGCCGTCGCTCCCGAGCTGCGCTCCGGCGATGTAGTGGCCATCCTTTCCAACGGCGGTTTTGGTGGCATCTATGAGAAACTGCCGCGTCGCCTCAAGCAGGAGGTCTCCGCCCGCTCGTGACCCGCCGCAAGCTCGCTCCTCTCGCCCTCGTCCTTCTGGCTCTCACCGCCGCCCACGCCGCTCCGCCGGTGGATTACTACCTCTCGCTGGCGCGCGCCCGCGAGCACGTCATCCACGTGCGCATCCACCTGGCCGGAACCTCCGCCGAGCGCGACCTCCAGCTCCCTGTCTGGAACGCGCTCTACCAGGTGCGCGACTTCGCCCAGGACGTGCGG is a window of Terriglobales bacterium DNA encoding:
- a CDS encoding cyanophycin synthetase, giving the protein FPLAGEYNVLNATAAAAMATACAIPKEKIADALRSFKSVKRRLEVKAEVDGVTIIDDFAHHPTAIAGTLEALRVRYPGRRLWAIFEPRSNTLRRKVFEAELVRSLALADQIVIASVYRPEAVPEAERLETSAVVAGLQRAARPARELPDADAIVAAVAPELRSGDVVAILSNGGFGGIYEKLPRRLKQEVSARS